One Punica granatum isolate Tunisia-2019 chromosome 3, ASM765513v2, whole genome shotgun sequence genomic window carries:
- the LOC116200204 gene encoding RNA pseudouridine synthase 3, mitochondrial, whose product MWRWKGFFRRHYSRLHPPPPATVIRVSNNVARLDSSPKEGPKPRQLLSLPPFPPHPLPASSSASSHVTAISWVKYYFHGAENSIIQSLFTKGLVQIECPTSNRSSPGLEREAASMRKIRPHEVMEAGQRVYLPVSVAESKISKRFDTIPSGTLYPNADEIDYLRRLVMYKDSAIIVLNKPPRLPVKGNLPIHNSMDALAAAALSYDYDEGPKLVHRLDRESSGIILMGRKQESVSLLQWLFSNINRAKSSCKAWNDACEATYQRHWALVIGCPRQKEGLISAPLSKVLLDDGKTERVILARQSSLEASQEAVTEFRVLGPTINGCSWIELRPLTGCKHQLRIHCAEALGTPIVGDYKYGWFVHRKWKQMPRVDTEPMSGKPYKLRRPDGLDVQKGSVLSKVPLLHLHCRELVLPNIARFQEELLRERLGALNSEQGTKLDMLRFVASMPSHMRISWNLMSSYLV is encoded by the exons CCGGCGGCACTACTCGAGGTTACATCCGCCGCCACCGGCGACAGTCATCAGAGTCTCCAACAACGTCGCTCGCCTCGATAGCAGCCCTAAGGAGGGCCCCAAGCCTCGGCAGCTGCTGTCTCTGCCCCCGTTCCCTCCTCATCCTCTCCccgcttcttcttctgcttcatCGCACGTTACTGCTATCAGCTGGGTCAAGTACTACTTCCATGGAGCCGAAAATTCCATCATTCAGTCCCTTTTCACCAAAGGCCTC GTTCAAATTGAATGCCCAACCTCAAATCGATCATCCCCAGGGCTGGAGAGAGAGGCTGCATCCATGAGAAAG ATTAGGCCACATGAGGTTATGGAAGCAGGGCAAAGGGTATACCTTCCTGTATCGGTGGCTGAGTCGAAGATCTCTAAGAGATTCGACACTATTCCGAGTGGGACGCTCTATCCCAATGCCGATGAGATCGATTACTTGAGGAGGCTTGTCATGTACAAG GACTCTGCAATAATCGTGCTTAACAAGCCCCCAAGATTGCCAGTCAAG GGGAACTTGCCAATTCACAACAGCATGGATGCATTGGCTGCTGCAGCATTATCTTATGATTATGATGAGGGTCCTAAGTTG GTACATCGACTTGACAGAGAGAGCAGCGGCATCATCTTGATGGGGAGAAAGCAGGAAAGTGTATCGCTTCTTCAGTGGCTGTTCAGTAACATAAACCGAGCGAAATCCTCTTGCAAG GCCTGGAATGATGCATGTGAAGCAACTTACCAGAGGCATTGGGCTTTGGTCATAGGATGCCCTAGACAAAAGGAAGGCTTGATTTCTGCTCCTCTCTCAAAG GTGCTTCTTGATGATGGAAAAACTGAAAGGGTCATCTTGGCTCGTCAGTCAAGTTTAGAGGCCTCTCAAGAAGCAGTTACTGAGTTTCGGGTTTTGGGCCCTACAATAAATGGATGTTCCTGGATTGAACTCCGACCTCTTACTGGCTGCAAGCACCAG CTACGTATTCATTGTGCTGAAGCGCTGGGGACTCCAATAGTGGGTGACTACAAGTACGGTTGGTTCGTCCACAGGAAGTGGAAGCAAATGCCAAGAGTGGACACCGAGCCTATGAGTGGTAAGCCATACAAGCTCCGAAGGCCTGATGGCCTAGATGTACAGAAGGGAAGCGTGCTGTCTAAGGTCCCGTTGCTGCACCTTCACTGTAGGGAGCTTGTACTCCCGAACATTGCAAGGTTCCAGGAGGAGCTCCTGAGGGAGAGGCTGGGGGCCCTTAACTCCGAGCAGGGAACAAAGCTGGATATGCTGCGGTTTGTGGCATCAATGCCCTCTCATATGAGAATCAGTTGGAATCTCATGTCATCATATTTAGTATAG